A DNA window from Methylobacterium sp. NMS14P contains the following coding sequences:
- a CDS encoding replicative DNA helicase, with amino-acid sequence MSWDHENVVAFRPTDSQALERLPHCFDTERALLAALLLKPDQLTEVAQGLKVDDLFGAEHREVYGTMLALSAGGLPVSAVTVAQYLKTREIAGQPPARYLASLAADAASWDAPGHAAIVREFARRRALVMIGEGLAEQARQGGAEDQASTLIDETDTALLEVRGTGSDGRMSGQDAAQATAWMRERIEGLRSGLLRSTAVPTGIADLDRATNGGFQRGQLWLLAGRPGMGKTVAMTSLSRFAARDAGVLVFQCEVTRDQQIARYLADLSYLHNRPLTFGKIMAAVELDDDELWRIDEAMKRYERLHLKLECEPSVSVAQIAAAVKAEKRRLAKMGQDLGVVFIDYLKFIKVSDRYQGNRVLEIGEISGSLKQLAKSEDICVVLLTQLNRGVEAKDRADKRPSLADLRDSGELEQDADAVLMLYREAYYLEKKLKSSNGDAEVGARLIERQNALEIILAKNRSGPCPTLDLWCDVASSAISQTARGPR; translated from the coding sequence ATGAGCTGGGATCACGAGAACGTCGTCGCCTTCCGGCCGACCGACAGCCAGGCGCTGGAGCGGCTGCCGCACTGCTTCGACACCGAGCGGGCGTTGCTGGCCGCGCTGCTGCTGAAGCCGGATCAGCTCACCGAGGTGGCGCAGGGGCTCAAGGTCGACGACTTGTTCGGCGCCGAGCACCGCGAGGTCTACGGCACCATGCTGGCGCTGAGCGCCGGCGGCCTGCCGGTCTCGGCCGTCACGGTCGCGCAGTACCTCAAGACGCGCGAGATCGCCGGCCAGCCGCCGGCGCGATACCTCGCCAGCCTTGCGGCTGATGCGGCTTCCTGGGACGCGCCCGGCCACGCCGCGATCGTGCGCGAGTTCGCCCGCCGGCGGGCGCTGGTGATGATTGGGGAGGGCCTCGCCGAGCAGGCCCGCCAGGGCGGCGCCGAGGACCAGGCCAGCACTCTGATCGACGAGACCGACACGGCGCTCCTCGAGGTGCGCGGCACGGGCAGCGATGGCCGGATGAGCGGCCAGGATGCGGCGCAGGCCACAGCCTGGATGCGGGAGCGGATCGAGGGGCTGCGGTCCGGGCTGCTGCGGTCCACGGCGGTGCCGACCGGCATCGCGGATCTCGACCGAGCCACGAATGGCGGATTCCAGCGCGGTCAGCTCTGGCTGCTCGCTGGGCGGCCCGGCATGGGCAAGACGGTGGCGATGACGTCGCTGAGCCGGTTCGCCGCCCGCGACGCTGGCGTGCTCGTCTTCCAGTGCGAGGTGACCCGGGACCAGCAGATTGCCCGCTACCTCGCGGATCTGTCCTACCTGCACAACCGCCCGCTGACCTTCGGCAAGATCATGGCCGCCGTCGAGCTCGACGACGACGAGCTGTGGCGGATCGACGAGGCGATGAAGCGCTACGAGCGCCTGCACCTCAAGCTCGAATGCGAGCCGTCGGTCAGCGTCGCCCAGATCGCGGCGGCGGTGAAGGCCGAGAAGCGGCGCCTCGCCAAGATGGGCCAGGACCTCGGCGTCGTCTTCATCGACTATCTGAAGTTCATCAAGGTCTCGGACCGCTACCAGGGCAACCGGGTGCTGGAGATCGGCGAGATCTCGGGTTCGCTCAAGCAGCTCGCCAAGTCCGAGGACATCTGCGTCGTTCTGCTGACCCAGTTGAACCGCGGGGTCGAGGCGAAGGACCGGGCCGACAAGCGGCCCAGCCTCGCCGACCTGCGGGATTCCGGCGAGTTGGAGCAGGACGCCGACGCGGTGCTGATGCTCTACCGCGAGGCCTATTACCTCGAGAAGAAGCTCAAGAGCAGCAACGGCGACGCCGAGGTCGGCGCCCGTCTCATCGAGCGGCAGAACGCCCTCGAGATCATCCTGGCCAAGAACCGCAGCGGGCCGTGCCCGACCCTCGACCTGTGGTGCGACGTGGCCTCGTCCGCAATCTCTCAGACCGCACGGGGGCCCCGCTGA
- a CDS encoding DNA methyltransferase, whose protein sequence is MRSFLADGDVRLHAGDCLDVLATLPPDRFDACVTDPPYHFASIIKRWSGVDPSSRSSAGAMGRHSRGFMGQTWDGGDIAFRPETWAAVLRVLKPGAHLVAFGAPKNVHRLTCAIEDAGFEVRDQLMWLFGTGFPKSHDAEKALGKVTDSDLFREAAAAASDKWAGWGTALKPAYEPIVLARKPLAGTVQECLREHGTGAINIDACRVATDDALIGGAGLLRSHYRDGKPTPGVEQNGFEPSAAGRWPANILHDGSKEVVAAFPKQAGAAAPVRGTEPSEASVGRVTGRRARVAGAFHADSGSAARFFYCSKATKADRAGSKHPTVKPIALMRWLCRLVVPPGGLVLDPFAGTGTTAAAAIAESLRAELIEREEAYRADIARRFGGDDAPPAVTAAE, encoded by the coding sequence ATGAGGTCGTTCCTCGCAGATGGGGACGTCCGCCTGCACGCCGGCGACTGCCTCGACGTGCTCGCCACGCTGCCGCCCGACCGCTTCGACGCGTGCGTGACGGATCCGCCCTACCACTTCGCTTCGATCATCAAGCGCTGGTCGGGCGTCGACCCGTCATCACGATCGTCCGCCGGCGCCATGGGGCGGCACTCGCGCGGCTTCATGGGGCAGACCTGGGACGGCGGCGATATCGCCTTCCGTCCGGAGACCTGGGCGGCTGTGCTGCGCGTGCTCAAGCCGGGCGCCCACTTGGTGGCCTTCGGCGCCCCGAAGAACGTCCACCGCCTCACCTGCGCGATCGAGGATGCCGGGTTCGAGGTTCGCGATCAGCTGATGTGGCTCTTCGGGACCGGCTTCCCGAAGAGCCACGATGCCGAGAAGGCGCTGGGCAAGGTCACCGACAGCGACCTGTTCCGCGAGGCCGCCGCTGCCGCGTCCGACAAGTGGGCGGGGTGGGGCACCGCGCTGAAGCCGGCCTACGAGCCGATCGTCCTGGCGCGCAAGCCGCTGGCGGGCACCGTCCAGGAATGCCTGCGGGAGCACGGCACCGGCGCGATCAACATCGATGCCTGCCGTGTCGCAACCGATGACGCGCTGATCGGCGGCGCGGGCCTACTGCGGTCCCACTACCGCGATGGCAAGCCGACGCCGGGCGTAGAGCAGAACGGCTTTGAGCCGTCCGCGGCCGGCCGCTGGCCCGCCAACATCTTGCACGACGGCTCGAAGGAGGTCGTTGCGGCCTTCCCGAAGCAGGCCGGAGCGGCGGCGCCCGTACGCGGCACCGAACCCAGCGAGGCGAGCGTCGGTCGCGTGACCGGGCGACGCGCCCGCGTGGCAGGAGCGTTCCACGCAGACAGCGGATCGGCCGCCCGGTTCTTCTACTGCTCCAAGGCGACGAAGGCAGACCGGGCCGGCTCGAAGCATCCGACCGTGAAGCCGATCGCGCTGATGCGGTGGCTCTGCCGCCTCGTCGTGCCGCCCGGCGGTCTGGTCCTCGACCCGTTCGCCGGCACCGGCACCACCGCCGCCGCGGCGATCGCCGAAAGCCTCCGCGCCGAGCTGATCGAGCGAGAGGAAGCCTACCGGGCCGACATCGCCCGCCGCTTCGGCGGTGATGACGCGCCTCCCGCCGTCACAGCAGCGGAGTAG
- a CDS encoding MucR family transcriptional regulator, whose product MAETYDLTPGIDTAIDYTVNIVANYVRLNHVPAAELPGLIRSVHATLAGLSGAAPVEAAAESLTPAQIRKSITPDALISFIDGKPYKTLKRHLTKHGLDARSYREQFGLPADYPMVCASYSAARATLAKQMGLGVPGAQAKQKPLAAVA is encoded by the coding sequence ATGGCCGAGACCTACGACCTGACCCCCGGCATCGACACGGCGATCGACTACACGGTCAACATCGTCGCGAATTACGTGCGGCTGAACCACGTGCCTGCCGCCGAGCTGCCCGGGCTGATCCGGTCCGTTCACGCGACGCTCGCCGGGCTCAGCGGTGCGGCGCCGGTCGAGGCCGCCGCGGAGTCGCTGACCCCGGCGCAGATCCGCAAGTCGATCACGCCGGACGCGCTGATCAGCTTCATCGACGGCAAGCCGTACAAGACGCTGAAGCGCCACCTCACGAAGCACGGCCTCGACGCCCGCAGCTACCGCGAGCAGTTCGGCCTGCCGGCCGACTACCCGATGGTCTGTGCCTCCTACAGCGCGGCCCGCGCGACCCTGGCCAAGCAGATGGGCCTCGGCGTTCCGGGCGCCCAGGCGAAGCAAAAGCCGCTCGCCGCCGTCGCCTGA
- a CDS encoding glycogen synthase: protein MRPVRFHVLRLLEWLAHLDEARANARIRSVLAFRNRRAADAKRYGAEADAICPPEAPAREWSPRLWDRDHDARSDTRERRP, encoded by the coding sequence TTGAGGCCGGTCCGCTTCCACGTCCTGCGCCTGCTGGAATGGCTCGCTCACCTCGACGAGGCCCGCGCCAACGCGCGCATCCGCTCGGTCCTGGCCTTCCGCAACCGCCGAGCGGCCGATGCCAAGCGCTATGGCGCCGAGGCCGACGCGATCTGCCCGCCTGAAGCGCCCGCTCGTGAGTGGTCGCCGCGCCTCTGGGACCGCGATCACGACGCCCGCAGCGACACCCGGGAGCGCCGGCCGTGA
- a CDS encoding LexA family transcriptional regulator has translation MDSIAERLQYLRKKAGYETATEAARAFGWTPSTYLGHENGDRNPSRETAKRYAAAYKTRWEWILEGGPRLDAPKDDTVPIVGDVGAGARIVFNGEPQGGYDRAPRPPGSSPDTVAARVRGDSMPGLAEDDWLIYYDQRVRGLPDEWIGQLCVVWISEDEVYVKKVFRGRDSGPYLLVSTGGLPPIEVEEINWSAKVAWIKPR, from the coding sequence ATGGATTCGATCGCCGAACGCCTGCAGTACCTGCGAAAGAAGGCTGGCTACGAGACAGCCACCGAGGCGGCCCGCGCCTTCGGGTGGACGCCGTCGACCTATCTCGGGCACGAGAACGGCGACCGAAACCCGAGCCGTGAGACAGCGAAGCGATATGCCGCTGCTTACAAGACTAGATGGGAGTGGATCCTTGAAGGAGGCCCCCGCCTAGATGCTCCTAAAGACGATACCGTCCCGATCGTGGGCGATGTTGGAGCCGGAGCGCGGATAGTCTTCAACGGCGAGCCTCAGGGTGGGTATGATCGAGCGCCACGTCCCCCGGGTTCGTCGCCAGATACTGTAGCAGCTCGCGTGCGCGGCGATTCTATGCCCGGCCTCGCCGAGGATGACTGGCTGATCTACTACGACCAGCGCGTCCGCGGACTGCCCGATGAGTGGATCGGACAGCTATGCGTCGTGTGGATCTCCGAGGACGAGGTCTATGTGAAGAAGGTGTTCCGCGGCCGCGACAGTGGCCCGTATCTCCTCGTCTCGACAGGCGGATTGCCGCCCATCGAGGTCGAGGAGATCAATTGGTCCGCCAAGGTCGCGTGGATCAAGCCCCGCTAG
- a CDS encoding YdaS family helix-turn-helix protein, with product MAARPRFTSTAQAMRASASVRRAMASTGGSARLAHHLGLHVVSVCAWTFCPTQHVEAVEAASGVSRHDLRPDLDPRAGRVRDLTPDQAVAAHLAAGEHFARTGRCLSSEAS from the coding sequence ATGGCCGCCCGCCCCCGCTTCACCAGCACCGCCCAGGCCATGCGCGCGTCAGCGTCCGTGCGCCGCGCCATGGCCTCGACCGGCGGCTCGGCCCGCCTCGCGCATCATCTTGGGCTGCACGTCGTCTCGGTCTGCGCCTGGACGTTCTGCCCCACGCAGCACGTCGAGGCGGTCGAGGCCGCGTCGGGCGTGTCCCGGCACGACCTGCGCCCGGACCTCGACCCGCGCGCCGGCAGGGTCCGCGACCTGACACCCGACCAGGCCGTCGCCGCGCATCTCGCCGCCGGCGAGCACTTCGCCCGCACCGGTCGGTGCCTCTCGTCGGAGGCGAGCTGA
- a CDS encoding helix-turn-helix domain-containing protein, whose translation MIAARRNHSSWQPPEVRREVGAALRVAREAARLSQRDVAARLGITPAMTCSMERGQRRVPLERMRDVASVYGVPQEHLERPPSVTRNADEVALLHAFRHLSEDERAKLLAMVRS comes from the coding sequence ATGATCGCCGCCCGTCGCAACCACAGCTCGTGGCAGCCGCCGGAGGTCCGGCGCGAGGTCGGGGCGGCCCTCCGCGTGGCACGCGAGGCCGCGCGCCTCTCGCAGCGCGATGTCGCGGCTCGGCTCGGCATCACGCCAGCCATGACGTGCAGCATGGAGCGCGGTCAGCGCCGCGTGCCGCTGGAGCGTATGCGCGACGTGGCGTCCGTGTACGGCGTTCCGCAGGAGCACTTGGAGCGACCGCCGTCCGTAACCCGCAACGCGGACGAGGTCGCGCTGCTCCACGCCTTCCGCCACCTGTCCGAGGACGAGCGCGCCAAGCTGCTCGCGATGGTGCGGTCGTGA
- a CDS encoding PD-(D/E)XK nuclease family protein, with product MKIVPHLAGFVPGPGLYRMPADTYHADCAPEPSLSSSIAKVLLEQSPEHAALAHPRLRAEKPDEREATRPQEIGTVAHKLILGQGAEVVAIDFDDYKKADAKAARAAAYAAGRAPILMPDLVTAERIADRVLARLPQIPGCEGFTSAPAEVVAVVQDRSGAWLRTMMDRVELHPTHAIIWDVKTSSQAAAPQGLGRRLEQMSMEVQAALYVRVLATLLPHLAGRIRFRWIFVESEEPNGLCVAEADGVAMEVGARKVAAALHLWNRCRAADDWPGYPAEIVRADYPDWAERRWSERESLDPRLAGVSYDVAQSPFRPLNMGSAA from the coding sequence GTGAAGATCGTCCCTCACCTCGCCGGCTTCGTGCCGGGCCCCGGGCTCTACCGGATGCCGGCGGACACCTACCACGCCGACTGTGCGCCAGAGCCGTCGCTGTCGTCGTCGATCGCGAAGGTGCTTCTGGAGCAGAGCCCCGAACACGCGGCGCTGGCGCACCCGCGCCTGCGGGCCGAGAAGCCGGATGAGCGCGAGGCCACCCGGCCGCAGGAGATCGGCACCGTCGCGCACAAGCTCATCCTCGGCCAGGGCGCCGAGGTCGTGGCGATCGACTTCGACGACTACAAGAAGGCCGACGCCAAGGCTGCGCGCGCCGCCGCCTACGCGGCAGGGCGGGCCCCGATCCTGATGCCTGACCTCGTGACGGCCGAGCGGATCGCCGACCGGGTGCTCGCCCGGTTGCCTCAGATTCCGGGATGCGAGGGGTTCACGTCGGCACCGGCCGAGGTCGTGGCCGTCGTGCAGGACCGGTCCGGCGCCTGGCTGCGGACCATGATGGATCGCGTCGAGCTTCACCCGACGCATGCGATCATCTGGGACGTGAAGACGTCGAGCCAAGCGGCGGCGCCGCAGGGCCTGGGTCGGCGCCTCGAACAGATGAGCATGGAGGTCCAGGCCGCGCTCTACGTGCGCGTGCTGGCCACCCTGCTGCCGCACCTCGCCGGGCGGATCCGCTTCCGCTGGATCTTCGTGGAATCCGAGGAGCCCAACGGCCTCTGCGTGGCCGAGGCGGACGGCGTCGCCATGGAAGTCGGCGCCCGAAAGGTCGCGGCCGCGCTCCACCTCTGGAACCGCTGCCGGGCCGCCGACGACTGGCCGGGCTACCCCGCCGAGATCGTGCGCGCCGACTACCCGGATTGGGCAGAGCGGCGCTGGTCCGAACGCGAGTCCCTCGATCCGCGGCTCGCCGGCGTCTCCTACGACGTCGCGCAGAGCCCCTTCCGTCCTCTCAACATGGGGAGCGCCGCGTGA
- a CDS encoding AAA family ATPase, giving the protein MSFTFAPAVREQVSLLIALAGASGSGKTKSALRLAEGISPAGKIAFVDTEARRGLHYADQHRFLHADMRPPFKPIRFVEAIAAAKAAGAEVVILDSFSHEYDGEGGIIDWADALAESGTKAPGNWKEPKLAHKRMMNALLQCRATLIFCLRADEKIEIVREGGRTQVRPLGWMPICEKRFMYEMTASFTLSPDSPGIPRFDLPHKVQEQHRGFFPERKAIDEACGQQLAAWARGGAQAPRRTKADLLADARAQAARGSFALAEWLAGLPERARVILEEIRDELATVAEAADAHADENDGFPGFTAASEQAA; this is encoded by the coding sequence GTGAGCTTCACCTTCGCACCCGCCGTTCGCGAGCAGGTCTCGCTCCTCATCGCGCTGGCCGGCGCCTCCGGGTCCGGCAAGACGAAGTCGGCCCTGCGGCTGGCCGAAGGCATCTCGCCGGCGGGCAAGATTGCCTTCGTCGACACCGAGGCCCGCCGCGGCCTGCACTACGCCGACCAGCACCGCTTCCTGCACGCCGACATGCGGCCGCCCTTCAAGCCGATCCGCTTCGTCGAGGCGATCGCCGCGGCGAAGGCCGCAGGCGCCGAGGTCGTGATCCTCGACAGCTTCAGCCACGAATATGACGGCGAGGGCGGGATCATCGACTGGGCCGACGCGCTGGCCGAGAGCGGCACCAAGGCGCCCGGCAACTGGAAGGAGCCGAAGCTCGCCCACAAGCGGATGATGAACGCGCTGCTCCAGTGCCGGGCGACGCTGATCTTCTGCCTGCGCGCGGACGAGAAGATCGAGATCGTGCGTGAGGGCGGCCGCACGCAGGTCCGCCCGCTCGGCTGGATGCCGATCTGCGAGAAGCGGTTCATGTACGAGATGACGGCGAGCTTCACGCTCTCGCCGGACTCGCCCGGAATCCCGCGGTTCGACCTGCCGCACAAGGTCCAGGAGCAGCACCGCGGCTTCTTCCCGGAGCGCAAGGCCATCGACGAGGCGTGCGGGCAGCAGCTCGCGGCCTGGGCGCGCGGCGGCGCGCAGGCCCCGCGCCGGACGAAGGCTGATCTGCTGGCGGATGCCCGCGCGCAGGCGGCCCGCGGGTCCTTCGCCCTCGCCGAGTGGCTCGCCGGTCTGCCGGAGCGCGCCCGGGTGATCCTGGAGGAGATCCGGGACGAGCTCGCGACCGTGGCCGAAGCTGCCGACGCCCACGCCGACGAAAACGACGGCTTCCCCGGCTTCACCGCCGCATCCGAGCAGGCCGCCTGA
- a CDS encoding SLOG family protein encodes MRVLICGGRNLNPALVWNWLEAHATEECADALGRAQHVLISHVIQGGATGADSGAADWARASEIPVTSFPADWDRYGRQAGPLRNTQMLAEGRPDAVIAFPGGKGTADMVRKARAAGLPVVEARI; translated from the coding sequence GTGAGGGTCCTGATCTGTGGGGGCCGCAACCTCAACCCGGCGCTAGTGTGGAACTGGCTCGAGGCGCACGCGACCGAGGAATGCGCCGACGCGCTCGGCCGCGCCCAGCATGTGCTGATCTCGCACGTGATCCAGGGCGGCGCGACTGGCGCCGATTCCGGCGCGGCGGACTGGGCCCGCGCGAGCGAGATCCCAGTGACGTCCTTCCCGGCCGACTGGGACCGCTACGGCCGGCAGGCCGGGCCGCTTCGGAACACCCAGATGCTCGCCGAGGGCCGGCCGGACGCGGTGATCGCGTTCCCGGGCGGCAAGGGCACGGCGGACATGGTGCGCAAGGCGCGCGCCGCCGGGCTGCCGGTGGTGGAGGCGCGGATATGA
- a CDS encoding DUF1643 domain-containing protein, whose amino-acid sequence MNATALASADLFGVPFTDTIARSANLSCCSAYRFTLTRTWSSEGGHVCFIGLNPSAADHRQDDPTVRRWIHFARSWGYGGFTAVNLYPLRTSSPAECRTWAQFMDNGPDWHARDVIRFSNLPVLVREAKSAALVVACWGAGAWDPEFVDHVLEEITNGEAPWPDVHCFGLTADGSPIHPMARGRSRIPDHAQPVLWKAGTPGGSSAA is encoded by the coding sequence ATGAACGCGACCGCCCTCGCCTCCGCTGACCTGTTCGGCGTGCCGTTCACCGACACCATAGCGCGCTCGGCCAACCTGTCCTGCTGCAGCGCCTACCGCTTCACGCTGACCCGCACCTGGTCGAGCGAGGGCGGCCACGTCTGCTTCATCGGCCTCAACCCAAGCGCGGCCGACCACCGACAGGACGACCCGACGGTTCGACGCTGGATCCACTTCGCCCGGTCTTGGGGCTACGGCGGGTTCACCGCGGTCAACCTCTATCCGCTGCGCACATCATCGCCGGCCGAGTGCCGCACATGGGCGCAGTTCATGGACAACGGCCCGGACTGGCACGCGCGAGACGTGATTCGCTTCAGCAACCTGCCGGTCCTCGTGCGCGAGGCGAAGTCGGCCGCGCTCGTCGTCGCCTGCTGGGGCGCCGGCGCGTGGGATCCCGAGTTCGTCGACCACGTGCTCGAGGAAATCACCAACGGCGAGGCGCCCTGGCCCGACGTGCACTGCTTCGGGCTGACGGCCGACGGCTCGCCGATCCATCCGATGGCGCGGGGCCGCTCGCGCATCCCTGATCACGCTCAGCCGGTGCTGTGGAAGGCCGGAACGCCAGGAGGGAGCAGTGCCGCGTAG
- a CDS encoding integrase has translation MKRHNGRIDLYWVADEKLVAKGYPTKTVRIPSDMPPEGIAARCQILQQEMLEWAGGFAPSKNSAVPGTLEWVCRAFETDTDSPYHDRRQATRVFYSKYIRTLVDTAGHMHLADILGRDVRRWHKDWSASTGERSAYACIQTLRRVVSYGCELRNADAIELAAVLERTEFPMPRKRKHRPTFEQIVALRRAAHAADRPSIALAVALQFELGLRQKDVIGEWVRPTPAQRAAITGAITDGGWVWQWGLTWNHITAEHLLEKPTSKSNGREVAAHDLRLHPEILAELPARGVGPVVIDERSKLPWKATHFSHTFRKIARAAGWPDDLWNMDSRAGAVSEAFEAGADATDVMRTATHTQMSTTMIYNRGGVVQSSRVAELRAARRKGREQG, from the coding sequence ATGAAGCGCCACAACGGGCGCATTGATCTCTATTGGGTGGCCGACGAGAAGCTCGTCGCGAAGGGCTACCCGACCAAGACGGTCCGGATTCCGAGCGACATGCCGCCTGAAGGCATCGCCGCTCGGTGCCAGATCCTGCAGCAGGAGATGCTGGAGTGGGCGGGCGGCTTCGCACCGTCCAAGAACTCAGCCGTGCCGGGAACCCTGGAATGGGTGTGCCGCGCGTTCGAAACCGACACGGACTCGCCGTATCACGATAGGCGCCAGGCGACCCGCGTCTTCTACTCGAAATACATCCGCACGCTTGTCGACACGGCGGGCCACATGCACCTCGCCGACATTCTCGGGCGGGACGTGCGCCGCTGGCACAAGGACTGGAGCGCCTCGACGGGTGAGCGGAGCGCCTATGCCTGCATCCAGACCCTGCGGCGGGTCGTGAGCTACGGCTGCGAACTGCGGAACGCCGACGCGATCGAACTGGCGGCGGTGCTGGAGCGGACCGAGTTTCCGATGCCGCGGAAGCGCAAGCACCGGCCGACCTTCGAGCAGATCGTCGCGCTCCGCAGAGCCGCCCATGCGGCGGACCGACCGAGCATCGCGCTCGCCGTGGCGCTCCAGTTCGAGCTCGGCCTCCGTCAGAAGGACGTGATCGGGGAATGGGTGCGACCGACGCCGGCCCAGCGGGCGGCGATCACTGGTGCGATCACCGATGGCGGCTGGGTCTGGCAATGGGGGCTGACCTGGAATCACATCACGGCCGAGCACCTCCTCGAGAAGCCGACGTCGAAATCGAACGGCCGGGAGGTCGCGGCGCACGATCTGCGGCTGCACCCCGAGATCCTCGCCGAACTGCCGGCGCGCGGGGTCGGTCCGGTGGTGATCGACGAGCGGTCGAAGCTGCCCTGGAAGGCGACCCACTTTTCGCACACGTTCCGCAAGATCGCTCGGGCCGCCGGCTGGCCGGATGACCTCTGGAACATGGACAGCCGAGCTGGAGCCGTGTCGGAGGCCTTTGAGGCGGGGGCGGACGCGACCGACGTGATGCGCACGGCCACGCACACGCAGATGTCCACGACGATGATCTACAACCGCGGAGGGGTGGTCCAATCGAGCCGCGTGGCAGAGCTTCGAGCCGCCCGGCGGAAGGGACGCGAACAGGGCTGA
- a CDS encoding methyl-accepting chemotaxis protein, with amino-acid sequence MRISLGLKLSAVIGLLALVAIGIAAFAVRQSNWEQERAAATDRIWNAGLQAGTLGQAIEHAVVQATALYTADDTTEARTRLSALHDALATVEQVRGPFLEAMEDQLPADRRRRFDLFVKEFIAYQTDTAELGLTVSPKAALIQATDEATLKNRERMVAEIGILGREVLSRLNARRAADAADRRRARITLLVVPAAALALGLLAAIWIIVSQVRRPLHRLKDGMTALAANDLGRAIPFTHRRDEIGEMAAAIAAFQTALIEKRDLDAEAQARRDRDRTRAEALAAATRTFEAETHRAVTDLADSAEAMQAAADTLSGNAGAMAAEAAVVAGASEQSAGLVDSIASAAEELSTSAREIEARVRHTSAIATSALSDTQGLKGTVMSLSRAAEEIGAVVTLIREVAEQTNLLALNATIEAARAGAAGRGFAVVAAEVKALAGQTALATDRITGQVGSIQGAAGRTVGAIGTIGETIARMSLIASEVADATDQQGRASQEIARAIFGAAAEARQVSESVAGVQAAAASNEAQAGQVRGSAARVNAGTHSLQRAIETFMVEVHGA; translated from the coding sequence ATGCGCATCTCACTCGGCCTGAAGCTCTCCGCGGTGATCGGGCTGCTCGCCCTGGTGGCGATCGGCATCGCCGCCTTCGCGGTTCGCCAATCGAACTGGGAGCAGGAGCGCGCGGCCGCCACGGACCGGATCTGGAACGCCGGCCTGCAGGCCGGCACCCTGGGGCAGGCGATCGAGCACGCGGTGGTGCAGGCCACGGCCCTCTACACCGCCGACGACACGACCGAGGCGCGCACGCGCCTGTCGGCGCTCCACGACGCCCTCGCCACGGTGGAGCAGGTGCGGGGGCCGTTCCTGGAGGCCATGGAGGATCAGCTTCCCGCCGACCGTCGGCGGCGGTTCGATCTCTTCGTCAAGGAGTTCATCGCCTACCAGACCGATACCGCCGAGCTCGGCCTCACGGTCTCGCCCAAGGCCGCCCTGATCCAGGCGACCGACGAGGCGACCTTGAAGAACCGCGAGCGCATGGTTGCCGAGATCGGCATCCTCGGGCGGGAGGTGCTGAGCCGCCTGAACGCGCGCCGCGCCGCGGACGCGGCCGACCGCCGCCGGGCGCGGATCACCCTGTTGGTCGTGCCGGCCGCGGCGCTGGCGCTCGGCCTGCTCGCGGCGATCTGGATCATCGTGAGTCAGGTGCGGCGACCGCTGCATCGGCTCAAGGACGGGATGACGGCGCTCGCCGCCAACGATCTCGGCCGCGCGATCCCGTTCACGCATCGCCGCGACGAGATCGGCGAGATGGCCGCCGCCATCGCGGCCTTCCAGACGGCCTTGATCGAGAAGCGCGACCTCGACGCGGAGGCGCAGGCGCGCCGCGACCGCGACCGCACGCGGGCGGAGGCCCTGGCCGCGGCGACCCGCACCTTCGAGGCCGAGACCCATCGCGCCGTGACCGATCTCGCCGACTCGGCCGAGGCGATGCAGGCGGCGGCCGACACCCTCTCGGGCAACGCGGGCGCGATGGCGGCCGAGGCGGCCGTCGTCGCCGGAGCGTCGGAGCAGAGCGCGGGCCTCGTCGACAGCATCGCGAGCGCCGCCGAGGAACTCTCGACCTCGGCGCGGGAGATCGAGGCGCGTGTCCGGCACACCAGCGCGATCGCCACCTCCGCCCTCTCCGACACGCAGGGTCTGAAGGGGACGGTGATGAGCCTCTCGCGGGCGGCCGAGGAGATCGGCGCCGTGGTCACGCTCATCCGCGAGGTGGCCGAGCAGACGAACCTCCTCGCGCTCAACGCGACGATCGAGGCGGCCCGCGCGGGAGCCGCCGGGCGGGGCTTCGCGGTGGTCGCCGCCGAGGTGAAGGCGCTGGCCGGCCAGACGGCGCTCGCCACCGACCGCATCACCGGGCAGGTCGGGTCGATCCAGGGGGCCGCGGGGCGCACGGTCGGCGCCATCGGCACGATCGGCGAGACCATCGCCCGGATGAGCCTGATCGCCTCCGAGGTGGCGGACGCCACCGACCAGCAGGGCCGGGCCAGCCAGGAGATCGCGCGGGCGATCTTCGGCGCGGCCGCGGAGGCCCGGCAGGTCTCGGAGAGCGTGGCGGGCGTTCAGGCCGCGGCGGCGTCTAACGAGGCGCAGGCCGGGCAGGTGCGCGGCAGCGCCGCCCGGGTCAATGCCGGGACGCACAGCCTGCAGCGGGCGATCGAGACCTTCATGGTGGAGGTCCACGGCGCCTGA